The following DNA comes from Fundulus heteroclitus isolate FHET01 chromosome 1, MU-UCD_Fhet_4.1, whole genome shotgun sequence.
CGGAAAACTTGTCCAAAGAGAACTTGCCACTCACAATATGGCGGAGGAGCTGCCGCTTCCGTCGTTTCTACGGCGTCCGATCATGTCGGTCTGGGTTGTATACTCAATTTCCCGAAGTGACTTTCGAAAAATGGCGCCTCCTCCTGGCCTTTCGCTTCGCTGAGGCAGATTGTCATCAGCCAGCGCTGGAGGTTCAGTAGGATGCTGCGGAACACACCCAGTACGCGTAGCCCTGGTACAGTTTATGGCCGTCACACGTTCATTGTAGCCAGGGACGAGGAGCTGGAAAAGACCCAAATGTACCCTGGATATGTGGCTCTGTAGCGGCTGACTGCATGTGCCCGAGGTGACTGGAGCAAGCCGGGGAAGCTGCAGCCGCTGTGGTAACTAATCCTTAACAAAACGAGCATAAACGCGTTATATCCTGGACGGATTTACACTGATGCCACCATCTAAAGGGACATTAGGATAAGGAGGATGCACAGAGCCTGctgcttttgtctgtttttggaaGCCGCTGCATTTTAGGTGATCCTCACCGTTTTGAATAAACAGCTGTGTTTGTCACTGTAACAGGCGTCTACAAGCTGAGCTATGATGTGTAGTACCACGGTCCAGTTTTAGATACTcacaataatattattaataagaaaaacattgtaATACATAAAGTTACGTGAAATATCtggtgaaaataaaattaacaaaatatatGATCAAATATATGTTGTACAGCTGGGAATAATAGTTAAAACATTCTACCCCTTAATACCTGCCCTTACCCCCTTTGGCTGAAATAACTGGAGTGAGATGCTTCTTGTAGCCATCTACTAGTCCCTGACATTACTCTAAAGAACCTTCGCTTTGCTCCTGAGATGTCTGAGGGGTTTCTTTCATCACCCCGCAGCATcttaaaaaagataaagatcTGAGGTGTAACTTGCTTTACagcttttctgtttcctttgttttactttttacaataGAAGATACATATAATGTATAGTCCAACAGTGGGGGAACTCAAGTGTTGTAGCTAGACCTAGGTGGATTTACTGGGGGGGCTGTAAAGTCAACAATAACAAAGAATTCAGCTCATAGCTGAAAGATTTACTGTAAATGTCAAAAGGAAGGGGTTAAAAAGCATGAAATGTAGTGGTGGGCACAGTCGCGCTAGTCTGAAAACAGATAATTGCAGAgctaactttttgttttatcaccACAAGAAACCATTGTTAATGGaggtgctgttttcttcttacctttgTTCTTCTTGTTCTGATGTGTTCAGCTcccaatgttaaaaaaaaaacaaagacttcattatctgacattttttatttgtttgtttgactcTAACTCTTTAATTAGTAGCGTAACCAAGCTTTCTGGGTTTGTTACCGTCACTGCATGAGGTGGAAAGAGACTGGACTCAGAGCTGGCCGTTTGGGTTGCAGCATGACTAAACgggacccttttttttcctcaaacctCCATACAAAACACAGGTCGGCTTGCTGTTCAACCTTTGGCAATCCTTGACAgacatttaaccagcatgtgaaaaataggaaaaacttgTTTCTGcacagcaatgatgaaacagatttttatttatgcttttcagtTTAAGAATAGTGCATATaacacaatttatattattgaTATTACAGCAATACATGAACCAAAAAGTCATGATTTTATTGTATCTTTGTCAAACAGTTTGATGACAGAGGGGGAAAGTGACATCCAGAAACGCTAAGGCCTACACAATGTTCCAGgattccagcagtgttgccacgTCCAGGTTCATGTACTGTTTGCAAGGTAGAGGTAATAGAGTTGCATTTTCCTCTCACAAGAACTGGCAACGCTGACTTCCAACCCGGCACTTACACTGTTTTCCCTAAAATGTAGCTGCCTGGGAACAGAGGGATGGAATATTCTTCTCAAATGGTTTGCCTGCcgtgtaaaagtaaaaattttaaAGTCGTTTATCCTCAACTAAAACAGCTATCCTCTCAAACATGCAGCGCTGTGCACGTTTGTCATGCGTCATGTGTGCTTGCACCTAAACTTAGACACCCACTAAGTGACAGCCATTGGTTATCGCTTATCGGCCAGGGTTAGGTTCCtcaaatttccttatttatcatTGGTTTAACGGTAGTGAAACTCATAATTGTATTTGCGGAATACGAGTTTACGAAGCTAATGTTTTGATTGGAAGTGCCGACCACTGATGATACGTCCCCTTTAAAATTTTTACAGATAgtttcacattttcttcacGCTACCTACCTCTGATACACGGTATATTCTATGATGGTGAGCTGACCAAGTTCTGCCCAGCAAAGCAtccacaaaacatgacacttccaccTCCGTGCTTGATTTTTTCCAGGAGTGCTGTATTTGGTTTCTGCCAAGCAAGTCCTCAGTTCCGGTGTTCGAATAAGTCAACGTTAGACTGATCTGTGCAAAGATAATTACTCAAGAACTCCTGGTCTTTTCCTTCATTATTTCAGCTGAATACCAGTCGAGCCTTCATGTCTTTCTTAGAGATCAAAGCTTTCCTTCTTGCACTGTTCCAATTTAAAATTGTGCCGTGTCTTTCTGATTTCACAGGCATTCACTTTCATCTCAACAGTAGGAAGAGCCTGATGTAGGTCCTGGGACGACATTATTGGGGTTTTGGAGatttcttttagcattttgcGGTCTACTCTTGGGTATGAACTTGCTTGAACCCATCGGTCCACCGTGTTTGCTCTCAGTTCGACAGCCAGGAGAACAACAAACCAAACATCTGAGGTTTTATTGCCGCAAGCCTTCAAAATGCTGTGTAATGATCCTCTCCTCATTTGCACCTGATGTAATACAGCTCTCTGGGATTTTAGCTACTTTAGGTGGAAATAAATGTGGGGGTGTCCTAATTTATTCCTCTAGAAAGTGCATTTTTAGTATAttttactaaaaataataataatttcttcatCTTTAATTGTGCTTTTTGTCACATGACTGTACATCTGGTTTCTTTGATGTGTTGAAGGTGACTGAAGGCAGCGTCGAACATGTCTCCACCTCTGGCTGCAATGGTTGTGGTGGTCTTCTCGGTCCTACTGGCAGGATCCAGCCATGCAGGCCCTGAGATGGACCCATACAAAATATTGGGAGTAAGCGCGGGGGCAAGCCAGGCAGAGATTAAGAAGGTCTACAAGCGCCTTGCTAAGGAAtggtgaggttttttttccaagacTGTTCCTCGCTCTGGACTCCTCTCAGTTTTTAACTAACTGACTCATCCTTCTCAAGGCAtcctgacaaaaacaaagatccAGCTGCTGAGGACATGTTTATCAAGATCACTAAATCGTATGAGGTTAGTCTATATATTTACTGTTTGTGCTTTTCTTCTAAGAAACCTgactttcttgtctttttttatgataCTCTGTTTCAACAGTTCTCCTGGCTTTCTGAAACTCCTTCAAATTTATTCTTTGGACTTTGGTTGCTTTCCCTGTTTTGAGTCAggagaaaagtgaaaaaagatCCAGAGTCCATAGCTAAACGTTAAAAGACCTATGGGACGCCTAAAAGGTTATTATTCAAGGTCACTTTGAAACATAATTGGAAAGTTTGCCTAGTGAGAAGAAAAACGAGTGCTGGTCAGTAGTTTCCTTACACTCATTGATGGCCTTGATGACATTTTAATTTGGGGCTTTTAGTAatgaatttcaatattttttttcagggtggTATGATGATCAAACAGTGATtttcaaaaagaagaaatcaaatCAAGTCATTTGAActaattttggattttctttacctTACATGGGGCTAAATTATACATACCACCTTACCAGTATTTGGTTTAATGTCCCTGCGGAGACGTTTGAAGCCCCCAAGAGGCTTCTGGTATAATTCTGCTTGGATATTTACCACCTCACCTGGTCCAAAAATCTCCAAAAGGGTAAAGGTCGAAGTTTCAGGAAGGCCAGAAGCTTAATGTTAAACTGTGTCATCCACTCCAGAACTAGTTTTGATGTGTAtttgggatcattgttctgTTGGCAAGTTCTTGCCCTGTAATCAACACAACCCCTCTTAGATGAAATCAAATGGGCAGTTATTAAAGAACAACCCAGGAACAGTCAAGGCTCAAGTCTATCAAACCGCAAACTGCAGGAACTCCAGGGTTActttgaaaacaattttaactTCACGGATTTAGAGAGTGCCGTCCAAGAACTTTAGCCCTTTCTCCAAACGTAATGCCATCGGGTTTGCTGAAATATGTAGCTCTCCACACGGGCAAGTCAAATGTAGCCAAATTCTGCAGAAGAGTCTTATGGTCACATAAGGCCGAGTCACAGACTTCCAAACCTTCAAATGCTGCTGTAGAACATGGTGCAAGCAGCATCATATTGTGGGCCCGAGCTACTGTCAGTGTAGtataatttcagctttttatcCGACTCGCAAGgggcaaacaaacaaataaagtttAAGTGATTAATTGAAAAGGGAAATGGTTCAATGGGAAAGATGCCAGGGCAACAGGGGAGGCTCTGGTCATGAACTGAGGAGAGGAGAGGCAGATTAGAAAAGGATTGCTAAAGAGTGCGATGCTTGGGATTCAGTCTGAGTTGCTTACAGCTAGCAGTAGAGGTTGAATCCAGGGAAAGAGTGAGTCCGCACACAGAGAGCCGCAGCTGGCATCCGGCGGAGTTGGTTACGCTTATTTTCTCTCGTAGTTTTTGCAAGTGTGTTGACCATAATGAATGAGGATCATTGGGTGTTCAGGCAGGTAAGTTCCCGGCAGCCCGGTAAGGTGAGTACTCACAAGTGCTCAGGTGAAAGGCTTCAGGGGGTAAGGAAGGCTCTCAGGAAGGAAGCTTGAAAAATCCATGCCGACTTCAATCGAGCTTACCACAGAGCACAGGAGGTGGATTAATCTCAGCCAGGAGAAAAAGGGTAGGCTAATCTTTTAAGGAGAAAACATGAAGAACTAGTCTCCCACATAGAGCAGGAACAAGGAACCGAGGAACACTGTGACGCCTTCCCTCTGCCTCCTGCTCCTCTTTGCTCCTGCTCCTCGGGAGAGAGGTGCGAGGGGAAAACGCTACGACAACCACATCTACTCACAGATCTGTGGACAGGACATGAAGAAGGACATACATTTATccaaattattttactttaccTTGAATCAACAGTAGGACGGTTGAAACCTGGAGAAAGGGATCCCAAACACTCAAAAAGGCACCATTAAAAGCCAGAAAAGAATCCAACATATACGTAAATATAAAGACCTTTGGAATGACTCGAAAACTTAGGAATCAAGACGTGTGTCCAAAGAACACGCGTATGACGGGCTTCTAGGCTAATATTTGCTTTGTCTGCGATCTAGATCCTGTCCAGCGAGGACAAGCGTGCCAACTACGACCGCTACGGGCAGACTGACGACTCCCAGGCGTACAGCAGCAGCCGATACAGCCACCGCCAGGACAGCTTCTACTTTGACGAGTCCTTCTTCAACTTCCCCTTCAACACCAAGAACCACCGGGACTTCACCGACAGCAAGTACACGCTGCAATTCAACCAGTACGTCGGCGAGGTGGTGCCCGACAGCTACAGGAGGCCGTACCTGATAAAGATCACCTCCGACTGGTGCTTCAGCTGCATCCACATCGAGCCCGTGTGGAAGGAAGTGGTGCAGGAGATGGAGACTCTAGGTCTGGAGATTTCAGCAGCAACCCTTGAGTCACATTAGCTTGGGTcagttaaagtaaaaatagGTTTTTATAGGTCTGATcgttgttgtgtgtttttttgcaggCATCGGAATAGGCGTGGTCGATGTCGGCTACGAGAGGCGTTTGGCGAATCACCTCGGTGCTCACCGCACCCCGTCCATACTGGGTGTCATCAGCGGAAAGGTGACGTTTTTCCATTACGCCGTGGCAAAAGAACACCTGAGGCAGTTTGTGGAAGACCTCCTCCCTCAGAGGCTCGTGGAGAGGGTAAAAGAaaagtgccaaaaaaaaaaaaaaagaaaagcttgacGCACAGTGGGAAAAAATAACGACAGGgcatttcatattttctttaccTCAGATCACGGACAAAAACCAGCAGCAGTTCTTGAACAGCTGGCATTCGCTTAACAAGCCACACGTGCTCCTGTTTGATCAAGTTCCCGTAGTCCCTCTGCTGTACAAAGTAGGTTCTTTTTGTCAACGCAAAGTGCATTTCACCATGAATGGAGACTCGTCGGCCGTCAGCTTGTGTTTGTGTCCTCGTAGCTCGCGGCGTTTGCCTACAAGGACTACCTGCAGTTCGGTTACGTGGACCAGGGCCTCGCGGAGACGGCCGAGCTGCAGAAACGGTTCAACATCAACACTTACGCTCCGACCATGCTGGTCTTTAAGGAGAACACTGACAAGCCTGCTGATATTATACAGGTTCCTTAAGCCAAGGCATCTCTAGAGATTATAACGTCTTTGAGTTATCTGTTTGTTTTAACCGATAAGTTGAAATACAACATCTCCTAACCCTGCAGGCTAAAGGAATGAAGAAACAAATAATCGACGAGTTCATGTCCAACAACAAGTTTCTCCTGGCACCGCGGCTCGTCAATCAGAAGCTCTTTGATGAGCTCTGTCCTGTCAAGCAGTTCCACAGACGCAGGAAGTAAGGAAGTCTAACCGATGACACCTTTATCACATTTCCTgtcgctttttttttatcctaacgccctctgggtctcctacaGATACTGCGTCCTGCTGATCACAGCTGACGAAGAGACGTTTTCCTTTGGGAAGCAGGAGTTCCTCTCGTTTGCTTCTACCAACACGAGGGAGGTCGTGAGGTTTGCTTACGTGTACCAGCGGCTGCAGCAGCCGCTCTGTGACATCCTCATGCACAGCGAGGACAGCTCTCAGTCAACGGCGCAGGTACGGCAGACCAAGCAGTCTAATCGCGCTGTGATTACTAAGTGATGCACAAAATAGGTTTATTTGCTaattatttaaactgtatttggTAGTTTTGGGTTCATTTCAGTCACTGAGCTCAGGCCTTTTTAATAATTGTGGATGATCTATTCTGTTCAGTACGGAGGAGGCAGCTTCCATAAACTACAGCCGCTCTTACATTTATTGGTACCCCTGGTAGAGATGTATACAAGGCTTCTTCCTGTTgcataatctcactctgaaAAATCTGATCTATA
Coding sequences within:
- the LOC105929116 gene encoding dnaJ homolog subfamily C member 16; this translates as MSPPLAAMVVVVFSVLLAGSSHAGPEMDPYKILGVSAGASQAEIKKVYKRLAKEWHPDKNKDPAAEDMFIKITKSYEILSSEDKRANYDRYGQTDDSQAYSSSRYSHRQDSFYFDESFFNFPFNTKNHRDFTDSKYTLQFNQYVGEVVPDSYRRPYLIKITSDWCFSCIHIEPVWKEVVQEMETLGIGIGVVDVGYERRLANHLGAHRTPSILGVISGKVTFFHYAVAKEHLRQFVEDLLPQRLVERITDKNQQQFLNSWHSLNKPHVLLFDQVPVVPLLYKLAAFAYKDYLQFGYVDQGLAETAELQKRFNINTYAPTMLVFKENTDKPADIIQAKGMKKQIIDEFMSNNKFLLAPRLVNQKLFDELCPVKQFHRRRKYCVLLITADEETFSFGKQEFLSFASTNTREVVRFAYVYQRLQQPLCDILMHSEDSSQSTAQVVILERRNAAGKALFKPVTAWNGSEEEKLRLLEELERLQKDPSILIQDAMLPELNNEFASMFVVRWIYASYDYLTEVIDDILHNNWREMMPLLSLIFSALFILFGTVVIQAFSDSSDDKQMKPKAKDGAKAENGSSGTSSSSSRPPKKNFVEVTELTDITYMSNLVKLRPGHINIVLVLTDASKNILLSKFAKEVYSFTGSQTLHFSFLNLDKHGEWMSALLEYAQSAMHVEADEDESGSRKTDHTGFVLALNGYKKYLCLFKPVYTGEDLDGKSSEDEAAASVGRPRPGSRDCHPPRKSSRSRSTSTLQIHHKLDRLGLWMERLMEGTLPRYYVPEWPGLDKITASK